The following proteins are co-located in the Alphaproteobacteria bacterium GM7ARS4 genome:
- the gmk gene encoding guanylate kinase, whose product MMAHGLKRRGMGLVLSAPSGGGKSTLSRLLLERDTLLTMSVSLTTRPKRHGEEEGQDYYFVSQGEFIRQRDTGDLLEWAEVYGHHYGTPRRLVEALLAQGKDVLFDVDGQGMRQLRVSLQDNMVSIFMMPSTLRELKRRLEGRGVEKTTEMERRISAFSSQLATAEHYDYVVLNDDVETCYKQLHEILNAERKKRIRYHNLKEFIASM is encoded by the coding sequence ATGATGGCACATGGATTAAAGAGACGAGGTATGGGGTTGGTCTTGTCAGCGCCATCGGGAGGGGGTAAGTCAACGCTCTCTCGCCTCTTATTGGAACGTGATACGCTCTTGACGATGTCGGTATCATTGACGACACGTCCCAAGAGGCATGGCGAAGAGGAGGGACAAGATTATTATTTTGTCAGCCAGGGGGAATTTATCCGTCAAAGGGATACAGGGGATTTATTGGAGTGGGCAGAAGTCTATGGACATCATTATGGGACGCCTAGACGTCTTGTTGAGGCATTATTGGCGCAAGGCAAAGACGTGCTGTTCGATGTGGATGGGCAGGGCATGCGTCAATTACGTGTGTCGCTACAGGATAATATGGTGAGTATTTTTATGATGCCGTCCACGTTGCGTGAGTTGAAGAGACGTCTTGAAGGGCGGGGCGTCGAGAAGACAACAGAGATGGAGAGGCGTATCAGCGCCTTTTCCTCACAACTCGCCACAGCAGAGCACTATGACTATGTTGTCCTCAATGACGATGTGGAGACATGCTACAAGCAGCTACACGAAATCCTCAATGCCGAACGCAAGAAACGCATACGCTACCATAACCTCAAAGAATTCATTGCCTCGATGTAG
- a CDS encoding site-specific DNA-methyltransferase, with translation MDSLPAESVDMIFADPPYGLSNGGFSCHGGRRVSVNKGAWDKSKGWQEDKRFHERWISACHRVLKSNGTLWVSGTYHSIYCCGFIMQSQGWHMLNEICWYKPNAPPHLACRMFAASHETLLWARKTKTAKHYFDYQAMKESRFEQDFFKREGKQMRSVWALNTPLPHEKKYGKHPTQKPLSLLERIVVASCPLKGVVLDPFCGSATSGVASVKADRKFIGIDSDESYLELYAVPRLTDVMKEMRDEERLF, from the coding sequence ATGGATTCCTTGCCAGCAGAGTCTGTCGATATGATTTTTGCGGACCCACCCTATGGTTTGTCCAACGGTGGTTTCTCGTGTCATGGGGGACGTAGAGTGAGTGTGAATAAGGGCGCATGGGACAAGAGTAAGGGTTGGCAAGAAGATAAACGATTTCATGAACGATGGATCAGCGCATGCCATCGTGTGTTGAAGTCCAATGGGACTTTGTGGGTCTCTGGAACATATCACTCAATTTATTGTTGTGGCTTTATTATGCAGTCACAGGGGTGGCATATGTTGAATGAAATTTGTTGGTATAAGCCGAATGCTCCACCCCATCTGGCGTGTCGTATGTTTGCAGCGAGCCATGAGACGTTGCTGTGGGCACGCAAAACAAAGACGGCAAAGCATTACTTTGATTATCAGGCCATGAAAGAGAGTCGCTTTGAGCAGGATTTTTTTAAGAGAGAGGGTAAGCAAATGCGTAGCGTGTGGGCTCTTAATACACCTCTGCCCCATGAAAAGAAGTATGGCAAACATCCAACGCAGAAGCCTCTCTCTTTGTTAGAGAGAATTGTGGTCGCCTCATGCCCACTCAAAGGCGTTGTTCTCGACCCTTTCTGTGGTAGTGCGACATCGGGCGTGGCGTCCGTCAAAGCGGATAGGAAATTTATTGGTATTGATAGTGACGAATCATATCTGGAGCTCTACGCTGTGCCTCGTCTCACAGATGTTATGAAAGAGATGCGCGATGAAGAGAGACTCTTTTAG